In Drosophila santomea strain STO CAGO 1482 chromosome 2L, Prin_Dsan_1.1, whole genome shotgun sequence, a single window of DNA contains:
- the LOC120443905 gene encoding vacuolar protein sorting-associated protein 28 homolog yields MQEQSPELYEEVKLFRNAREREKYDNMADLYAIINTIQQLEKAYIRDCITPQEYTAACSKYLVQYKVAFKQVQCDEFPSVETFVKKFRLDCPAALERIREDRPITIRDDKGNTSKCIAEIVSLFITIMDKLRLQINTMDALQPDVKDLADNMNRLSLIPEEFDAKLKVEKWLGSLNEMQASDELSEGQVRQFLFDLESAYADFNKLLHSQ; encoded by the coding sequence ATGCAGGAACAGAGCCCCGAGCTGTACGAGGAGGTGAAGCTCTTCCGAAATGCCCGCGAGCGGGAGAAGTACGACAACATGGCCGATCTGTACGCAATCATCAACACCATCCAGCAGTTGGAGAAGGCCTATATACGTGACTGCATTACTCCCCAGGAATACACGGCCGCCTGCTCCAAGTACCTGGTGCAATACAAGGTGGCCTTTAAGCAGGTGCAGTGCGACGAGTTCCCCTCGGTGGAGACGTTCGTTAAGAAGTTCCGACTGGACTGCCCGGCGGCGCTGGAGCGGATTCGCGAAGACCGACCCATTACCATACGCGACGACAAGGGCAACACATCCAAGTGTATTGCCGAGATCGTGTCGCTGTTCATTACCATCATGGACAAGCTGCGCCTGCAGATCAACACCATGGATGCCCTGCAGCCGGATGTCAAGGACTTAGCAGACAACATGAACCGCCTGTCACTCATACCGGAGGAATTCGACGCCAAGCTGAAGGTGGAGAAGTGGCTTGGCAGCTTGAACGAGATGCAGGCCTCCGACGAGTTGAGCGAGGGACAAGTACGCCAGTTCCTTTTCGACCTGGAGTCGGCGTACGCGGACTTCAACAAGCTGCTGCACAGTCAGTAG
- the LOC120451397 gene encoding sugar transporter SWEET1 gives MSAVAYDSLLSTTAVISTVFQFLSGAMICRKYIQKKSTGDSSGVPFICGFLSCSFWLRYGVLTNEQSIVLVNIIGSTLFLVYTLIYYVFTVNKRACVKQFGFVLIVLVAVILFTNQLEDQRDRMIHVTGIVCCIVTVCFFAAPLASLLHVIRAKNSESLPLPLIATSFLVSLQWLIYGILISDSFIQIPNFLGCILSLLQLGLFVLYPPRSYSGHGYKLVEQAVPF, from the exons ATGTCGGCGGTGGCCTACGACTCCCTGCTGTCCACGACGGCGGTGATCAGCACCGTCTTCCAGTTCCTCTCCGGCGC CATGATATGCCGAAAGTACATACAGAAGAAAAGCACGGGAGATTCTTCCGGAGTTCCCTTCATATGCGGATTCTTATC GTGTAGCTTTTGGCTGCGCTATGGAGTCTTAACCAACGAGCAGAGCATTGTGCTGGTCAACATCATCGGATCGACGCTTTTTCTGGTCTACACGCTGATCTACTATGTGTTTACCGTCAACAAACGTGCCTGTGTAAAGCAGTTTGGATTCGTTCTGATCGTTCTGGTGGCGGTCATTCTCTTCACTAATCAGCTGGAGGATCAGCGCGATCGAATGATACACGTCACAG GAATCGTGTGCTGCATCGTGACCGTGTGTTTCTTCGCCGCCCCGCTGGCTAGTTTGCTGCATGTGATACGGGCGAAGAACTCCGAGAGCCTTCCCCTGCCCCTAATAGCCACGTCCTTCTTGGTCAGCCTGCAATGGCTAATTTACGGCATACTGATATCGGACTCATTTATCCAG ATTCCCAACTTTCTTGGCTGCATACTGTCGCTACTGCAGTTGGGTCTGTTTGTCCTGTACCCGCCACGAAGCTACTCCGGCCATGGCTACAAGCTGGTCGAACAGGCGGTGCCGTTTTAG